Within Paeniglutamicibacter psychrophenolicus, the genomic segment CACCAAGGCCGGAAACGCCTACGCCCGCCTCCTGCTGATCGAGGCCGCAACCGTGCACAAGCGCCCGTACCGCAGGCCCGGGATCCTGGAGCTGCGCCAGCTCGAGCTGGTGTCCCCGGCCACCGCCGCCCGCGCCCGGCAGGGCAACCAACGGCTCCATGCCCGCGCCGCGGCCCTCGAGGAACGCCACAAGATGCCGGCGAAGGCCAGGACCGCCATCGCCCGCGAACTTGCCGGCTGGTGCTGGTCCCTGGCCGCACCCCTGCAGGAAGGCCGCCCCATGGCAGGACGGTGACCCCAAGACGTGCCCCGGCGCGCGCACCCGGACGAGGCAACATGCGGAGCCAACACGAGAACCGACTATGGGCAGGCCCCCAAGCCGACGCCCGATCCTAGACGACGTCACGCTCCACTCGAATTCCTTGTCATGCGGTACCCAACCCGCGTTTGTCAGTCTGACCATGCCGTCGACCATGACCTGCCGAACCGGGCCCGACGCCACCGCCGGGGCATGGGAAAGGCGGCTCCCGGAAGCCAATGTCCCGGGAGCCGCCCACCTCTGTCACTTGACAAACCTTCTTACATATCAGTCGGAGCCGTCGGCCAGGCGATACACCGAGCCATCCGGCTGGCGCAGCAGCATCCCGTGGTCGACGAGATAGCGGCGCAGCAGCACCGGGTCGTCGGTGAACTCCCCCAGCCTGGCGGTCAGTTCCACCTCGGTGAGTTGCTGCCCGTGGCCCATGACCTTGCCCGCCACCACGCGCAGCAAGCCCAGGCGTTCCTCATGGTTCTTGGGGTAGCGATCGATGCGCCCGGCGGTGTCGAGGAAGCGGTCGACCCCTTCCGTTGGGGCCTTCCGTGCACCGGAGGCCAGGACGCGCGCGAACAGGCGGTCATCCACCGCTCCGTCGCCGTCCAAG encodes:
- a CDS encoding DUF2087 domain-containing protein, translated to MKDPMQETAGDWRQVFGALANDETRRYYAQQVLGLDSDLRPERAAKARANLSSAGLLDGDGAVDDRLFARVLASGARKAPTEGVDRFLDTAGRIDRYPKNHEERLGLLRVVAGKVMGHGQQLTEVELTARLGEFTDDPVLLRRYLVDHGMLLRQPDGSVYRLADGSD